A part of Vespa crabro chromosome 20, iyVesCrab1.2, whole genome shotgun sequence genomic DNA contains:
- the LOC124431208 gene encoding E3 ubiquitin-protein ligase TRIP12 isoform X3, giving the protein MADQQDQLLSGGSVEKASASAGTSKIRGKSSGSGTSGYRKRQSSSIPVPVEEKRRRQTIGDPQPPQDLDNTSAHRHSIDSSKGEDKIKGERRNHGSGLGPFLDTDWRLQHKVQQSNCGISGNTRVRNTRTSLPELNLTAIDCVASRTRSRTPQNSATLLQASSSYNLSLNSGYSNRKSSSTYNNLASSSSATPVSSNSTTSRERGLRMSECLEGFVSAVKALFPISTQTYHQEGSKAHGGATCTSSSTSSQILGVKSNVRVGNTASNSVESGGGALAHDGAGTSGITSTATTNPAVSATATATPAHPHPTQKHPLRSRIKLLSEQPKELPSSNKTSGKHKKDSTTGSCSSSRHRSSSRARKSMVESTSGGTGNIMSGNESITNSATPTSVSSSIPGSQLVTTTGEDEAGSAVTSATASGGPSGLSGTTGDSESDDGEVGRLQALLEARGLPPHVFGALGSRMQHLLNRSMGASSAAKAQQLLAGLQAVDDEGEQLQAVIGMGEILVMGNEDTLTGFPVKQVVAALINLLGIEHNFVIMTHACRALTYMMEALPRSSTVVVDAVPVFLQKLESIECMDVAEQCLTALAMLSRRHSKTILHAGGVSACLKFVDFFNITAQRAALTITANCCQNLHPDDFHLVAESLPLLTNRLTNQDKKSVECVCQAFSRLVDSFQHDPVMLHKIINAELLQNLQQLLMITPPVNSIGNFITVLRMLSVISNRCPDLAQLLLQQNIAFTLSYLLTGSLEIKTEDVELVPRSPQEWFEITCLIEELMPPLPTDGIFSVNSLLERTSSQQETVHWEWRDERHCCHPFSTIDSRIIEMAFQNGEDEICLSTLGRTYTIDLTVMKQINEDIGMARSIFRRVNAHPVEGKSPTCSSSMDVVPPVIETNEWLVSFIRTLFSVLYEVYSSSAGPAVKCKCLRALLRMVYYASTDLLKDVLKNQVVSSHIAGMLASQDLRIVIGALQMASILMKRLPQVFGVHFHREGVLHQIRQLADPEIPLGVSPPKCSSGTSLPSPQPGPSTPISSTMMLSSSSATSPIASPSTNGNILFGAVATCQMKPNLTPSMDTHSRTDLNTTVEDASTPQSAHLRIGDVLKRKRQNKKGRFSRLGGTGTQQTQQPESLFTGFTQKNNRFLGNLNPARWGRKSSSSSTVSDKRDTSSSTSLSKPPSNPNLSGGNRDKAKAWVREQAAQFLARYQDDAPCTHPALTVLARLTAAIQRLQSNQLDEMFSALTELRDIVLESDISPFEMNYSGLIKALLNYLTTTDAPGNRYDRLRMFWQLFAESTIQQDNNVVDLQPGAFGALVAKLNSCVAQLEQFPVKVHDLPAGSGAGRGGTSALKFFNTHQLKCNLQRHPDCNNLKQWKGGTVKIDPLALVQAIERYLMVRGYGRIRDAESLVSDDDNSEDDIDDTLAAVVISQGSAKHKLQFLIGDEVLPFNMTVYQAVRQFGCSGIDHSEAEADGEPPLGHDAVWVQTHTIYYRPVPEDEATTSSKPGSSSQCGSRKGKGKSTKISSKRKEDSLWLEGIVPAQRCPLTPYLSPSLPPSVTISDASLDGLCLLRLLHALNRHWGVLFPHLKSMSLLSPQDFINNKIAAKASRQLQDPLVIMTGNLPSWLQQIATVCPFLFPFETRQLLLYATSFDRDRALQRLLDSAPELSGSDSQERVTPRLERRKRTISRTDILKQAEQVIQDLASSKALLEVQYVNEVGTGLGPTLEFYALVSKELQRADLDLWHGSSNPTETGYVNPMHGLFATPIPWSTKVSHLAKLKTKFKFLGKFMAKAIYDSRMLDLPFSLTFYRWLLGEEHTLTLADLIYVCPDIHRTLTKLQEVVRRKEIMEKDQSLRMTERAQRIEALDLDGCPISELGLVFELPGYENIELRKGGSDIPVTIHNLDQYIKLVTHWFLYEGVFRQMEAFREGFESVFPPAQLRLFFPEELEAVFCGHTQGGGQWDTKTLLECCRTDHGYTPDSRAIRFLFEVLSKYNSEEQRQFIQFVTGSPRLPVGGFKSLTPPLTIVRKTFDPSMKTDDFLPSVMTCVNYLKLPDYTTLEIMREKLRIAAQEGQHSFHLS; this is encoded by the exons ATGGCAGATCAACAAGATCAGTTGTTGTCAGGGGGGTCTGTAGAGAAGGCCAGTGCTTCAGCAGGTACCTCTAAAATTAGAGGGAAAAGCTCAGGCAGTGGTACAAGTGGCTATAGAAAGCGACAAAGTAGTAGTATCCCAGTGCcagtagaagagaaaagacgCAGACAAACTATTGGTGATCCGCAACCACCTCAGGACCTTGACAACACATCTGCACATAGACATTCTATAGATTCTTCAAAAGGAGAAGACAAGATAAAGGGTGAACGTAGAAATCATGGAAGTGGTTTAGGACCATTCCTAG atACAGATTGGAGACTGCAACACAAGGTTCAGCAGTCTAATTGTGGTATTAGTGGTAATACAAGAGTTCGTAACACGAGAACAAGTTTGCCAGAGTTAAACTTGACAGCTATAGATTGTGTAGCTTCGCGGACTCGTTCTCGTACTCCACAAAATTCAGCAACTTTATTGCAAGCAAGCAGTAGCTACAACTTATCATTAAATAGTGGCTATAGTAATCGAAAATCATCTTCAACGTACAACAACTTGGCATCATCATCGAGTGCTACTCCTGTTTCTAGCAATTCAACTACGTCAAGGGAAAGAG GCCTGAGGATGAGCGAATGTCTGGAAGGATTTGTGTCTGCTGTCAAAGCACTTTTTCCAATATCAACACAAACGTACCATCAAGAAG GGTCCAAAGCACACGGTGGTGCAACCTGTACAAGTAGCAGTACGAGTAGTCAAATCTTGGGTGTGAAGTCCAACGTCAGAGTGGGTAACACAGCTAGCAATTCTGTGGAGAGTGGTGGGGGGGCGTTGGCACATGACGGGGCAGGCACTAGTGGCATTACATCAACAGCCACTACCAATCCAGCTGTGTCTGCCACCGCTACTGCCACCCCTGCACACCCTCATCCTACACAAAAACATCCACTTCGTTCGCGTATAAAACTCTTAAGTGAACAACCTAAGGAACTGCCATCGAGTAACAAGACTTCaggaaaacataaaaaagactCCACGACGGGTTCCTGTTCTAGCTCAAG ACATCGCTCTTCGTCACGAGCACGGAAATCAATGGTGGAAAGTACTTCTGGAGGTACCGGAAATATAATGTCAGGGAATGAATCTATTACTAATAGTGCTACACCAACATCTGTATCATCTTCTATTCCTGGTAGTCAGTTAGTTACTACAACGGGTGAAGATGAAGCTGGATCAGCTGTAACATCTGCTACTg CGAGTGGAGGACCATCTGGATTATCTGGTACAACAGGAGATAGTGAAAGTGATGATGGTGAAGTTGGGAGATTACAAGCATTATTAGAAGCTAGAGGTTTACCTCCTCATGTATTTGGTGCATTGGGGTCACGAATGCAACATCTTCTAAATAGAAGTATGGGAGCAAGCTcag ctGCAAAAGCACAACAGCTCCTTGCTGGCTTACAAGCTGTTGATGATGAAGGCGAACAATTACAAGCTGTCATAGGAATGGGAGAAATACTTGTTATGGGAAATGAAGATACATTAACAGGTTTTCCTGTTAAACAAGTCGTTGCAgctttaataaatttacttgGAATAGAGCACAACTTCGTTATAATGACACATGCTTGTCGTGCTTTGACATACATGATGGAAGCTTTGCCTCGATCTTCTACCGTTGTTGTTGATGCTGTACCAGTATTTCTACAGAAGTTAGAATCAATTGAATGTATGGACGTTGCTGAACAATGCTTAACTGCTTTGGCTATGTTATCTCGTCGACATAGCAAAACAATATTACACGCG gGTGGTGTATCAGCTtgtttgaaatttgttgatttCTTCAATATCACGGCTCAACGCGCAGCATTAACAATCACAGCTAATTGTTGTCAAAATCTTCATCCTGATGATTTTCATCTAGTCGCAGAGAGCTTACCATTGTTAACAAACAGACTGACGAATCAGGATAAAAAAAGTGTTGAATGTGTTTGCCAAGCTTTCAGTCGATTGGTTGACAGTTTTCAACATGACCCAGTTATGttacataaaattatcaatgCGGAACTTTTGCAAAATTTACAACAGTTG cTCATGATTACACCACCTGTAAACAGTATTGGCAACTTCATAACAGTGCTACGAATGTTATCTGTGATATCAAATCGCTGTCCTGATTTGGCACAGCTGCTTTTACAACAAAATATAGCTTTCACATTAAGTTATCTTTTAACTGGATCTTTGGAAATAAAAACTGAAGATGTAGAGTTAGTACCACGTTCACCACAAGAATGgtttgaaattacttgtttaATTGAGGAACTTATGCCTCCGCTACCGACTGATGGTATATTCAGTGTAAATAGTTTACTCGAAAGGACCAGTAGTCAACAAGAAACAGTCCATTGGGAGTGGCGTGATGAAAGGCATTGCTGTCATCCATTCAGCACTATTGATTCTAGGATTATTGAG ATGGCATTTCAAAATGGTGAAGATGAAATATGTCTTTCTACTCTAGGAAGGACATATACAATAGATTTAACTGTGATGAAGCAGATTAATGAGGATATTGGAATGGCACGGAGTATATTTCGTAGAGTGAATGCTCATCCTGTTGAGGGTAAAAGTCCTACTTGCTCATCTAG CATGGACGTAGTACCTCCAGTTATCGAGACAAATGAATGGCTGGTATCTTTTATACGAACTTTATTCTCCGTACTCTACGAAGTTTATAGTAGTTCGGCCGGGCCTGCTGTAAAATGTAAATGTTTACGTGCACTTCttcgtatggtatattatGCCTCAACCGATTTATTAAAG gatgttttgaaaaatcaaGTTGTATCATCGCATATAGCAGGAATGTTAGCGTCGCAAGATTTACGAATAGTTATAGGAGCTCTACAAATGGCAAGTATCTTAATGAAAAGATTACCGCAAGTATTTGGGGTCCATTTCCATCGTGAAGGTGTCTTACATCAAATACGGCAATTAGCTGATCCTGAAATACCTCTTGGAGTTTCACCGCCCAAGTGCTCTTCTG GTACATCATTACCAAGTCCACAACCAGGTCCGTCTACACCTATTTCTTCCACCATGATGTTGTCCTCTAGTAGTGCTACGTCACCTATTGCTTCTCCATCAACAAatggtaatatattatttggcGCAGTTGCAACATGTCAAATGAAGCCAAATCTTACCCCTTCAATGGATACACATAGTAGGACAGATTTGAATACCACCGTAGAAGATGCAAGTACACCGCAAAGTGCTCATCT aaggATCGGAGAtgttttgaaaagaaaacgtCAAAACAAGAAAGGTCGGTTCTCTAGATTGGGTGGTACTGGGACGCAGCAAACGCAACAACCAGAATCACTTTTCACTGGTTTTACACAAaagaataatcgatttttGGGAAATCTTAATCCTGCTAGATGGGGAAGAAAATCGTCATCGTCAAGCACTGTTAGTGATAAGAGAGACACAAGTTCATCAACCAGTTTATCAAAACCACCAAGTAATCCAAATTTATCAGGTGGTAATCGGGATAAGGCAAAAGCATGGGTACGCGAACAAGCTGCTCAATTCCTAGCAAGATATCAAGATGATGCACCTTGCACCCATCCAGCGTTAACGGTTCTTGCGCGACTTACAGCTGCAATACAACGATTACAATCAAAt CAATTAGATGAAATGTTCTCAGCGCTTACCGAATTACGAGATATTGTACTAGAAAGTGATATATCTCCGTTCGAAATGAATTATAGTGGTCTTATAAAAGCTTTGTTGAACTACCTCACAACCACAGACGCACCTGGaaatcgttatgatcgtttaCGGATGTTCTGGCAACTATTTGCAGAGTCTACT ATACAGCAAGACAACAATGTCGTAGATCTTCAACCGGGAGCATTCGGTGCTCTTGTCGCAAAATTGAACAGTTGCGTTGCACAGTTGGAACAATTTCCAGTAAAGGTTCATGATCTACCAGCTGGATCCGGTGCTGGACGTGGAGGAACTAGTGctcttaaatttttcaatacgCATCAGTTGAAG TGCAATCTTCAGCGGCATCCagattgtaataatttaaaacaatGGAAGGGAGGTACTGTAAAAATTGATCCTCTTGCGTTAGTGCAAGCAATAGAACGATATTTAATGGTTCGTGGCTACGGTAGAATACGGGATGCAGAATCTTTGGTtagtgacgatgataatagcGAAGATGATATAGATGATACCTTG gCAGCAGTTGTTATAAGTCAAGGCTCTGCAAAACACAAGCTCCAATTTTTGATAGGGGATGAAGTATTACCTTTTAATATGACCGTATACCAGGCAGTAAGACAATTTGGTTGTTCTGGTATAGATCATTCAGAAGCAGAAGCAGATGGTGAACCTCCTTTGGGACACGATGCAGTATGGGTGCAAACTCATACGATATATTACAG ACCTGTACCAGAGGACGAGGCCACGACATCTTCCAAACCAGGATCGAGTTCACAATGCGGTAGTAGAAAAGGCAAAGGCAAGAGTACAAAGATCAGTTCAAAGCGAAAAGAAGATAGTCTTTGGTTGGAAGGAATAGTACCAGCGCAACGATGTCCACTTACTCCTTATCTATCTCCATCTTTGCCACCATCTGTAACTATATCGGATGCTTCTTTAGACGGCTTATGTCTATTGCGGCTTTTACATGCACTTAATCGTCATTGGGGTGTTCTATTTCCTCATCTGAAAAGTATGAGCCTATTGTCTCCACAAGATTTCATAAATAACAAGATAGCGGCAAAGGCGAGTAGACAACTACAGGACCCGTTAGTTATTATGACTGGAAATTTACCATCATGGTTGCAGCAAATAGCAACAGTATG CCCTTTTCTATTCCCATTTGAAACGAGGCAATTGCTATTATACGCAACATCCTTTGATCGTGATAGAGCACTCCAGCGTCTTCTAGACTCTGCTCCAGAATTGTCAGGATCTGACAGTCAAGAACGTGTTACTCCGCgtttagaaagaagaaaaagaaccatTTCCAGAACGGACATTTTGAAACAAGCGGAACAAGTTATTCAAGACTTAGCTTCCAGCAAAGCTCTTCTTGAAGTGCAATATGTCAATGAg gtcGGAACTGGCTTGGGCCCAACTTTAGAATTTTATGCGCTAGTTTCTAAAGAACTTCAACGTGCTGACTTGGATCTCTGGCATGGTAGTTCAAACCCTACGGAGACAGGTTACGTTAATCCTATGCATGGACTCTTTGCAACACCAATACCGTGGAGTACTAAAGTGTCACATCTCGCGAAACTCAAAactaaatttaaatttcttgGTAAATTTATGGCAAAAGCAATATATGACTCAAGAATG ttgGATCTACCATTTAGTTTAACATTTTATCGTTGGTTGTTGGGAGAAGAGCATACGCTTACTTTAGCAGATTTAATATACGTTTGTCCTGATATACATCGTACCCTCACGAAATTGCAAGAAGTGGtaagacgaaaagaaataatggaaaaagatCAAAGTTTAAGAATGACGGAGAGAGCACAACGAATTGAAGCGCTAGATTTGGACGGTTGTCCTATTTCTGAACTTGGACTTGTCTTCGAATTACCAGGTTACGAAAATATAGAACTAAGGAAAGGAGGAAGTGACATACCTGTCACCATTCATAATTTGGATCAATATATCAAG TTGGTAACACATTGGTTCCTCTACGAAGGAGTTTTTAGACAAATGGAAGCGTTTCGAGAAGGATTCGAATCGGTATTTCCGCCGGCGCAATTGCGATTATTTTTCCCAGAAGAATTGGAAGCTGTATTCTGCGGACATACGCAAGGTGGTGGCCAATGGGATACAAAAACCCTTTTGGAATGTTGCCGTACAGATCATGGTTATACACCAGATTCTCGGGCTATACGTTTCTTATTTGAAGTCTTATCCAAATACAATAGCGAGGAGCAAAGacaatttattcaatttgttACTGGATCACCACGATTACCTGTTGgag gCTTTAAGAGTTTGACCCCACCCTTAACGATAGTGCGGAAAACTTTCGATCCATCGATGAAAACTGATGACTTTTTACCATCTGTAATGACTTgcgtaaattatttaaaattgccTGACTATACTACCTTGGAAATAATGcgagaaaaattaagaatagCAGCACAAGAAGGTCAACACTCATTCCACCTTTCCTAG